A single genomic interval of Lathyrus oleraceus cultivar Zhongwan6 chromosome 7, CAAS_Psat_ZW6_1.0, whole genome shotgun sequence harbors:
- the LOC127105518 gene encoding MACPF domain-containing protein At4g24290 isoform X2: protein MEQSKSVSHFEAAQKAINSIGLGFDITVDINFENCKSNGSPLIFINKEQQQCRDLEISGGVTVPNVPNSIKCVRGESIRIHLDVLTSHQMLKHFNHEMRLVGETASGHFCASFGLSCRCIKHLAYIKSLAYDGWFIKRYSVELEKYHGELRDHVKEAVPSSWDPEALARFIERFGTHVIVGVSMGGKDVIYVRQDVSSDLNDPASIQKLLKETADMKFMDSAENRRPASEDLSNEKENLFMIHRRKGGSSKKMYHSEWLDTIDSQPDVISMHLLPLTSLLLGIRGSGFASHAINLYLRYKPPMEDLHQFFEFQLPRQWAPILSEIRLGSYWKHQVNTWLRFSIFGPKLYINTIPVNVGNRPVIGLRLQLEGRRSNRLAIHLQHLTSLPKSLPLTNNANAYLSCGSYSCNFHKKVKWSCFSYVCTAPVESEDSLSIVTGAQLQVEKKCLLLRLRFSKVIGATLQKLPEWDGSSNLGGFSNKSRGVLAFLPKEGQRGHPKPGDVTIGSTTYSAALPAPVNMPKLQRYVDITERMRGPEDIPGYWVVSGAKFSVQNGKIYLCVKYSLLNFVIQCETEAS, encoded by the exons ATGGAACAATCAAAGAGTGTTTCGCATTTTGAAGCAGCTCAGAAAGCAATAAACTCAATTGGGTTGGGTTTTGACATCACAGTAGATATCAACTTTGAGAATTGTAAGAGCAATGGTTCACCTTTGATCTTCATCAATAAAGAACAACAACAGTGTCGTGATTTGGAGATTTCCGGTGGTGTTACAGTTCCTAATGTTCCAAACTCTATCAAATGCGTCAGAGGAGAATCTATTAGAATTCACTTAGATGTTCTCACTTCACACCAG ATGTTGAAGCATTTCAACCATGAAATGCGTCTTGTAGGAGAAACTGCATCAGGCCATTTCTGTGCTTCATTTGGGTTATCCTGTCGATGCATCAAACACTTGGCTTACATTAAGTCTCTTGCTTATGATGGTTGGTTCATCAAACGCTATTCTGTTGAATTAGAAAAGTATCACGGTGAACTCCGTGATCATGTCAAAGAAGCTGTGCCATCGTCATGGGACCCTGAGGCCTTGGCAAGGTTCATAGAGCGTTTTGGAACTCATGTCATAGTCGGGGTGAGCATGGGAGGGAAGGACGTGATTTATGTTAGACAAGATGTTTCGTCCGATCTCAATGATCCGGCTAGTATCCAAAAGCTTTTAAAGGAAACAGCTGACATGAAGTTCATGGATTCTGCAGAGAATCGTCGCCCAGCTTCGGAAGACTTAAGCAACGAAAAGGAG AATCTTTTTATGATACATAGAAGGAAGGGTGGAAGCAGTAAAAAAATGTATCATAGTGAATGGTTGGATACTATTGATTCACAGCCCGACGTCATATCGATGCATCTTCTTCCGTTGACATCCCTTTTGTTGGGTATCCGTGGCAGCGGATTTGCGAGCCATGCTATAAATCTCTACCTTCGTT ACAAACCTCCAATGGAAGACCTCCATCAATTTTTCGAGTTTCAGCTACCGAGACAATGGGCGCCTATACTTAGTGAGATACGTCTTGGTTCTTACTGGAAGCATCAAGTGAATACGTGGCTACGATTTAGTATCTTCGGTCCAAAGCTTTACATAAATACAATACCAGTAA ATGTTGGAAATAGACCAGTAATTGGCCTGAGATTACAATTGGAAGGGAGAAGAAGCAACCGGTTAGCCATTCATCTGCAGCACTTGACTTCTCTGCCAAAGTCCTTACCACTCACGAACAACGCAAATGCTTATCTGTCTTGCGGCTCGTATAGCTGCAACTTCCATAAGAAAGTGAAATGGAGCTGTTTTTCATACGTTTGTACCGCACCCGTTGAATCGGAGGATAGTCTTTCCATTGTCACGGGAGCTCAGTTGCAAGTTGAAAAGAAGTGTCTCCTTTTACGACTGCGCTTCTCCAAAGTTATCGGTGCCACGCTTCAGAAACTACCTGAGTGGGATGGATCCTCCAATCTTGGCGGTTTCAGCAACAAATCTAGAGGCGTCTTGGCTTTTCTTCCGAAAGAAGGACAGAGGGGTCATCCGAAACCGGGTGATGTGACAATCGGTTCGACAACATATTCTGCTGCACTGCCTGCCCCGGTTAATATGCCTAAACTTCAACGATATGTGGACATAACGGAAAGGATGAGAGGACCTGAAGACATTCCAGGATATTGGGTTGTGTCTGGTGCAAAGTTTTCTGTTCAGAATGGGAAAATATATCTATGTGTTAAGTATTCACTATTGAACTTTGTTATACAGTGTGAAACTGAAGCTTCATAG
- the LOC127105518 gene encoding MACPF domain-containing protein At4g24290 isoform X1 gives MEQSKSVSHFEAAQKAINSIGLGFDITVDINFENCKSNGSPLIFINKEQQQCRDLEISGGVTVPNVPNSIKCVRGESIRIHLDVLTSHQMLKHFNHEMRLVGETASGHFCASFGLSCRCIKHLAYIKSLAYDGWFIKRYSVELEKYHGELRDHVKEAVPSSWDPEALARFIERFGTHVIVGVSMGGKDVIYVRQDVSSDLNDPASIQKLLKETADMKFMDSAENRRPASEDLSNEKENLFMIHRRKGGSSKKMYHSEWLDTIDSQPDVISMHLLPLTSLLLGIRGSGFASHAINLYLRYKPPMEDLHQFFEFQLPRQWAPILSEIRLGSYWKHQVNTWLRFSIFGPKLYINTIPLDVGNRPVIGLRLQLEGRRSNRLAIHLQHLTSLPKSLPLTNNANAYLSCGSYSCNFHKKVKWSCFSYVCTAPVESEDSLSIVTGAQLQVEKKCLLLRLRFSKVIGATLQKLPEWDGSSNLGGFSNKSRGVLAFLPKEGQRGHPKPGDVTIGSTTYSAALPAPVNMPKLQRYVDITERMRGPEDIPGYWVVSGAKFSVQNGKIYLCVKYSLLNFVIQCETEAS, from the exons ATGGAACAATCAAAGAGTGTTTCGCATTTTGAAGCAGCTCAGAAAGCAATAAACTCAATTGGGTTGGGTTTTGACATCACAGTAGATATCAACTTTGAGAATTGTAAGAGCAATGGTTCACCTTTGATCTTCATCAATAAAGAACAACAACAGTGTCGTGATTTGGAGATTTCCGGTGGTGTTACAGTTCCTAATGTTCCAAACTCTATCAAATGCGTCAGAGGAGAATCTATTAGAATTCACTTAGATGTTCTCACTTCACACCAG ATGTTGAAGCATTTCAACCATGAAATGCGTCTTGTAGGAGAAACTGCATCAGGCCATTTCTGTGCTTCATTTGGGTTATCCTGTCGATGCATCAAACACTTGGCTTACATTAAGTCTCTTGCTTATGATGGTTGGTTCATCAAACGCTATTCTGTTGAATTAGAAAAGTATCACGGTGAACTCCGTGATCATGTCAAAGAAGCTGTGCCATCGTCATGGGACCCTGAGGCCTTGGCAAGGTTCATAGAGCGTTTTGGAACTCATGTCATAGTCGGGGTGAGCATGGGAGGGAAGGACGTGATTTATGTTAGACAAGATGTTTCGTCCGATCTCAATGATCCGGCTAGTATCCAAAAGCTTTTAAAGGAAACAGCTGACATGAAGTTCATGGATTCTGCAGAGAATCGTCGCCCAGCTTCGGAAGACTTAAGCAACGAAAAGGAG AATCTTTTTATGATACATAGAAGGAAGGGTGGAAGCAGTAAAAAAATGTATCATAGTGAATGGTTGGATACTATTGATTCACAGCCCGACGTCATATCGATGCATCTTCTTCCGTTGACATCCCTTTTGTTGGGTATCCGTGGCAGCGGATTTGCGAGCCATGCTATAAATCTCTACCTTCGTT ACAAACCTCCAATGGAAGACCTCCATCAATTTTTCGAGTTTCAGCTACCGAGACAATGGGCGCCTATACTTAGTGAGATACGTCTTGGTTCTTACTGGAAGCATCAAGTGAATACGTGGCTACGATTTAGTATCTTCGGTCCAAAGCTTTACATAAATACAATACCA TTAGATGTTGGAAATAGACCAGTAATTGGCCTGAGATTACAATTGGAAGGGAGAAGAAGCAACCGGTTAGCCATTCATCTGCAGCACTTGACTTCTCTGCCAAAGTCCTTACCACTCACGAACAACGCAAATGCTTATCTGTCTTGCGGCTCGTATAGCTGCAACTTCCATAAGAAAGTGAAATGGAGCTGTTTTTCATACGTTTGTACCGCACCCGTTGAATCGGAGGATAGTCTTTCCATTGTCACGGGAGCTCAGTTGCAAGTTGAAAAGAAGTGTCTCCTTTTACGACTGCGCTTCTCCAAAGTTATCGGTGCCACGCTTCAGAAACTACCTGAGTGGGATGGATCCTCCAATCTTGGCGGTTTCAGCAACAAATCTAGAGGCGTCTTGGCTTTTCTTCCGAAAGAAGGACAGAGGGGTCATCCGAAACCGGGTGATGTGACAATCGGTTCGACAACATATTCTGCTGCACTGCCTGCCCCGGTTAATATGCCTAAACTTCAACGATATGTGGACATAACGGAAAGGATGAGAGGACCTGAAGACATTCCAGGATATTGGGTTGTGTCTGGTGCAAAGTTTTCTGTTCAGAATGGGAAAATATATCTATGTGTTAAGTATTCACTATTGAACTTTGTTATACAGTGTGAAACTGAAGCTTCATAG